Within the Malus sylvestris chromosome 4, drMalSylv7.2, whole genome shotgun sequence genome, the region aatttaaaatatttaaaatagcACTCTTACTCAAGCAGCACTTCTTCCTTTCCTTCAgccctcttctttctcttctctggagttgacacgccccgaccctgatattccctgaATACTAGGAccgacacgtgctggccgacacctgggggtgacgaaagccattaattgatacaaaagctaagaataagaaataaataagggttagaaatttaaaatacaatgagTTAACAGTTTAGGAACGTGCTCATAGCATACAACTAAACATAATCACTAAAAAGAtttaagataaaatttaatgaataaaggagTGAGTCCTACATTCAAGAGGATCCGAAGATGCTGCTGCGGAAGTGTCTTCACGTCGGGATTAtgtgccttgattctaagtcctaaatgggggcgcaaaacaaaggtgagtggaccaagtttatatatataataataaaacagttatcaagatactaatcCCCAAAgtttaataatgaaaactactagtataataagtgatggatttaaatcaaaatcctagcatgccaaaatatctcaaaagtcacATCGCGGAAACGCATCAcggaaatcaaaacagtaaacgcatcataaatcgtctcgtaagcgcagtgtgctgctagtaagatcaccgaataaatataactcccggcccaatgcctgcacctaagtctctgcgcccgtagccagagataactaccacccggcccaatgcctcttcgtgtccctcagcccgtagctagggattatttctcctggcctaaatgccaacaccagatcctcgccccaggcggcatagtgtccactaggtacgcacaaaatgTTACGCCTCTcgtaaataaccacttcatagcataggttaccgatcatcgtctacactataaagaggggttcaaaacatgttctagcatcctatcgtcatctgtcagatagtctaccagttcatggtttttatagaaaatacgatatattaaaatatagctcaatataggctaataaataattcctcaccaaaacacgagacgataatcaatatattaaatcatcaggcttcacataaatcaaatcataaattcgtaggcatgctaatcatttatgcaattaaattatcaaatcatgtaattttagaacgggtccactcacagtacttagttgtcaaaagctgcgccactagcgaagacggaaacgtcacgataattgcccctaagcacattaaagagtccaataaataaaactatataatagcaattgaatttgggaaaacggacattggaaacggattcagaatgtcgaattaccctaagaagggtcccggacgaaaatccgaaaagtcaaccctaaagtcaacgttgaccgggggtcaacggtcaaattaggtcaaacgggttttaggcttgaaatccgGATTATGGTTTAGGTTTAAATAAAATAGGGGATTTGGGATTtgatgggtttagggttttaaagaattttaggaccctagggttttgggttaaaatggttttaggGTGAGAATTGGGGATTGGGCTTTagcccaaacacacacatactacaaatacacacacacacacacggcatgcatgtgcatgcataaacacatacacatacacaccTAACACACACACCCACGGGCACAAAATCACAAGGCCTTAAGgccttaataaaaaataaataaagaaaaacagggctttaagccctttCATTTAAATCCGGCCCAAGGCCCTTTAGGTTTTAAAAACacataactaaaaataaaaaggatgtGGGCTGGGGTACTGGGTTGGTCCAAAACGGGCTAAGGCCCGTTGGGTTTTCTAAAGGGCCTGAGAGGCCTGGTTTTGCCGAAGAAGAAGGCCGGAGATTCGGCCGGAAAACCACCCAACTTTAAACGGCAATAACTTTGtcactactcaacgaaatcaagcaagacaaaaacgaaagttgtagcccagagaatgatacctcacacgacgtctaactcgccgtggtttggccgaaaaatgcctcgaaagccgtcggactcgccggaaactgggtaagattcaaatgagtataacttatttaatactcaacgaaattgagtgaaacaaaaaggaaagttgtagtactcgacgagacgaagagattgataccttgcacgccggccaactcgccgtggtttggccggaaatggccTCGAAAGAGGCGGTCTGCGTCGGAGCTGTCCGGGTTTTGCTGTCTTCGCAGCAACTAAGAGAGAGAACGAACtgattatgatgatgatgatgccgTTGACATCGGAGAGGGTGGTGTGGTGATGGGTATGCTCATGGGAGGACGAGAAGGAGAGAgacgagggagagagagctcgggaaagggaagaagaagaggaagaaagagagaagagggtTGAGAGAGATGAGGGCTCGGGGGACAAAAAAATCAGGagggtgggccccttgggctcACCAATTTAGGccttaaaacaatttttaaaataaaaagggGTTGGGGTGTTTCAATCTACCAcccttataaaaaaatttcgttctcgaaatttaaaataactcaCTACACTGAAAAACTCGAAAATACgaaaaatgatatatatatgtatacgtaacgaagaaatcaagtcagaaCGGTTGCACAAAAGGGAAAATGCCATCCCGTCGCGATCGGGTTGCAATGATTCCATCTTTCGTGCCCCCAGGCTCAAACTTTCTTTCCCCatcagtgaaaaaaaaataggaaacatactttaataaaatgtaaagtaaaaaacacaaaataatttaaggCCAGATAACGTCAAAATAGATATGTACTGACATATAGTTCAAAAACTCGAATCAACTTAAAAATGAAAACAGAAATACTTTTCCAAAAACATTTGTAACGCCAAAACAATTAACTAGAGTAAATGAAGTTAAAATACTTATACTGAAAATCAAAACTGAAGAATGAGAGTGGGTCTCGCCCAAGAATTCGAAATGTCACATATTCCGAGAATAGATGTGCCTTTAGGTCGAGTCCCAAGAATAACAATTCTGAATCTGCATCAACTGCTGTAGACgaatcttcttgcctacttgcTTAATGAacccaacaaataagttatcgatATTACAGTCTGCAGCCCGTAATATCGACCTCACatttgttgtctcgataagcaacTAGTAATTTCTCAAATGGTGCACAATTTCACATATTGTAGGATCGATCCTCCAAATACAAGTTCGCAAGACTTTTCAGTCAACCAGTGTTGTCCATGAAAAACTATCGTACCAGGTCGTAAAAAGTGCCATACACAAAAccgaacaaaacagaaactgtCGTCGTAAAACTCTATCCAGCACCAAGCATCTTATCCTCCTCAGTTCTTCCAAATGTGACCAACTACTCCAGTGTTTTGCCAACAACGAACCAATTTGAAAACTGTACCTTAGGATTCAAGAGAAGTGGCTACCATGTTAGTAGTAGACCCAAAAGCTCGAACCAAGCAAGCAGAAAACGAGAAGTCATCTTCCTCAACACGCAGTATCTCTTGGGAACTGTTGTAGTGCTCAATCCACCTCTCCATTTTTGCTTAGTTGCAGATTTCAAGTCAAACAAGGCCAAAGTTGGTGGAAAGAAGAACGACTCGCAAATGGTcaacctaaaaacaaaaaagagtaCACACCTTCGAGAGAAATGTAAAGATTATCCAATTCTCGCTTTGACCGTCCTGTAGTGCCATTCTAGAATGCACCAAACAGATCTGCTAGAAATGTTTTAACAACCACGTACTCACAACAATAAGGTTCAGAAGTGAAGCAGTGGGAATATGCGTTGAGACGTACACATATCGTTGGAAAATAACCGATGTGATGCCTATGAATTCTAGTAAGATGGTGATGCAATATGCTGACCTTCTACACCAAAATCTTCACCAGTCTCTTACCAAAATACAGCTTAAACCTCATACCCACAATGAACTCTTTATGGTAAGTCTGGTAAGCTTGTGAAAAGATTATGCTCCCAACATTCATGTCCAAATCGATAAGAATTGGGCGTACGCTTCCACCAAatcgatcgattgtgaattccTCGCTGCATGAGTAAGAATCCACGTAGGCTAAAAGAACACCTAAGAATTTGaggatcaaaacaagtccattaaataTAGAGTAGAAGATATCAGGATTTAAACTAGAAACCATGCCGAGaacaaacgtttttttttttttttttgccctcaGTGTATTGTTCCGACATGACTCAGTTCAtattgagaaacaaacaagcgAAGTAAGGTAAAGATGCAGAAATAGAAGTCACTGTTTCTGATTATTTTGCAAATCATCACAGTATGGTCAACTGGTTTCTTAGCcaaaaggaaataggtctaagcTCAAGAATAGTTAAGAACTGTCAATAAGATTTGACGAGGCCAAAGACATTTCGAAATTCACAATACTTTGTGAGAGCtgtttcaaagttcaaaaattaaacatagaacCTCTGAATCAGCAGAATGACGAAGAAGAAAGATACAAAGCAGCCTGCGTATGCATGCAGTGACACAATTGGCTACCTtaaagtgatgatattgagcaAACCAAAGCTCAATGAGTCCAGAGAAGTTTAGAGTAAAGTTCGATCTTCGTACAATGATGAATATGATAGAGTCTCAAGCCATTATACTGAAAATTACAAGGCTGAACATTTAGGTGGCAAACAAGAGGCTAAATTCACTTCCACTTAAAAGTACGAAGGCTAGGAGCTAAGGTTTACCACAAAGTACCAAACCCAGGTGAAGTTTAAGGAAtctgtttatccaaacaagaCTGGATATTCATCATCCAAAtccaactacaacaacaacaagaattGCAACTCActttggaaattaatgagaataGCGTCTGCTACTGAGGAGTTTCTCAAGATTTCAATGTAGAGCCGACTCCGCCCGCAATTCCTAGGGAACACATGTTGCAGAGTGGCATCGCCATTTCAAATCTACAGCTGGTCTTAACCAGAATTCCTCAAATTGAGATTTCTAAAACATGTCGCTGAGTATCGATCCGATGCTGAAAGTCGTCCAACAATTAAAACACGTCACCGATAAGGCACAATCCCGACACGAATTCTTgaatttcaacaagaaggtgACAATTCAAACAGAGAAAGGTTTGCACAATTGTGCCAAATTGCACCAAACCTAGAAGTCATGACGTCCAAATGATGTCAAAACCGACACTTTAAGAGAATAGAAGAgaatcctaagtatgctctgaacaaaccacgctctgataccaatctgacacgccccgaccctgatattccctgaATACTAGGACCGAcacgtgctggctgacacccaggggtgacgaaagccattaattgatacaaaagctaagaataagaaataaataagggttagaaatttaaaatacaatgagTTAACAGTTTAGGAACGtgctcagagcatacaactaaacataatcactaaaaagaattaagataaaatttaatgaataaaggagTGAGTCCTACATTCAAGAGGATCCGAAGATGCTGCTGCGGAAGTGTCTTCACGTCGGGATTAtgtgccttgattctaagtcctgaatgggggcgcaaaacaaaggtgagtggaccaagtttatatatataataataaaacagttatcaagatactaacccccaaagtttaataatgaaaactactagtataataagtgatggatttaaatcaaaatcctagcatgccaaaatatctcaaaagtcacATCGCGGAAACGcatcgcggaaatcaaaacagtaaacgcatcataaatcgtctcgtaagcgcagtgtgctgctagtaagatcaccgaataaatataactcccagCCCAATAACTGCACCTAagtctctgcgcccgtagccagagataactaccacccggcccaatgcctcttcgtgtccctcagcccatagctagggattatttctcctggcctaaatgccaacaccagatcctcgccccaggcggcatagtgtccactaggtacgcacaaaatgTTACGCCTCTcgtaaataaccacttcatagcataggttaccgatcatcgtctacactataaagaggggttcaaaacatgttctagcatcctatcgtcatctatcagatagtctaccagttcatgatttttatagaaaatacgatatattaaaatatagctcaatataggctaatAAATAACTCCTcaccaaaacacgagacgataatcaatatattaaatcatcaggcttcacataaatcaaatcataaattcgtaggcatgctaatcatttatgcaattaaattatcaaatcatgtaattttagaacgggtccactcacagtacttagttgtcaaaagctgcgccactagcgaagacggaaacgtcacgataattgcccctaagcacattaaagagtccaataaataaaactatataatagcaattgaatttgggaaaacggacattggAAACGGGTTCAGAatgtcgaattaccctaagaagggtcccagACGAAAATccgaaaagtcaaccctaaagtcaacgttgaccgggggtcaacggtcaaattaggtcaaacgggttttaggcttgaaatccggattagggtttaggtttaaataaaataggggatttgggatttgatgggtttagggttttaaagaattttaggaccctagggttttgggttaaaatggttttaggGTGAGAATTGGGGATTGGGCTTTagcccaaacacacacatactacaaatacacacacacacacacggcatgcatgtgcatgcataaacacatacacatacacaccTAACACACACACCCACGGGCACAAAATCACAAGGCCTTAAGgccttaataaaaaataaataaagaaaaacagggctttaagccctttCATTTAAATCCGGCCCAAGGCCCTTTAGGTTTTAAAAACacataactaaaaataaaaaggatgtGGGCTGGGGTACTGGGTTGGTCCAAAACGGGCTAAGGCCCGTTGGGTTTTCTAAAGGGCCTGAGAGGCCTGGTTTTGCCGAAGAAGAAGGCCGGAGATTCGGCCGGAAAACCACCCAACTTTAAACGGCAATAACTTTGtcactactcaacgaaatcaagcaagacaaaaacgaaagttgtagcccagagaatgatacctcacacgacgtctaactcgccgtggtttggccggaaaatgcctcgaaagccgtcggactcgccggaaactgggtaagattcaaatgagtataacttatttaatactcaacgaaattgagtgaaacaaaaaggaaagttgtagtaatcgacgagacgaagagattgataccttgcacgccggccaactcgccgtggtttggccggaaatggccTCGAAAGAGGCGGTCTGCGTCGGAGCTGTCTGGGTTTTGCTGTCTTCGCAGCAACTAAGAGAGAGAACGAACtgattatgatgatgatgacgccGTTGATGTCGGAGAGGGTGGTGTGGTGATGGGTATGCTCATGGGAGGACGAGAaggagagagatgagggagagagagctcgggaaagggaagaagaagaggaagaaagagagatgaGGGTTGAGAGAGATGAGGGCTCGGGGGAAAAAAATCAGGGGGGTGGGCCCTTGGGCTCACCAATTTAGGccttaaaacaatttttaaaataaaaagggGTTGGGGTGTTTCAGGAGTGACCTAATGCTGCTTGAGCACTTTGTTCTTGTCATGCAGCTCATGCTGCCATGGTTCCACGCTTGTTAAACTACTTTTAGTTTGAACAATGTTTTGCGAAACCCATTCATTAAACCActctattttatattaattcatacacacatatatatatagaaagcaaATAACATAAACGCTTTTACGTGCGTCCACGTTTGCTTAATTTATTTATCTAGGAGGCAAAACGTTTTTATGTGAATCCACGTTCacctaatttaaaatatttaaaatagcACTCTTACTTAATGCTGCCTGCTTCAGCgcttcttccttctcttctctGGAGTGACCTAATGCTCCTTGAGcactttttccttttctggAGTAACCTCTATCCCTACCCTCTTGCCCGCATCATGTACTTCCCTTTTGAAATTGCCAAAGATCATCATTTATTACAATTTCCACTTTCCAACCATGCTCCTCAAAAGAGGCAAGCTCGCAGAGGGCTTATGCATCTTGGAAATCTTCAACAACAACACATCCATTGCAGGTAACTGAAGCTGATATTGAACATTGTCGATTCATCGGAACCTATATTCTTCTGCGTTTCCTCAAAATCCAAGGTACGGACTTCAACCAGCCGTAAGTTATtgggatttttttattttagttttggattagtaattttttgctcggtAGCTGAGAAAATGTGATCCCTTGTTTTAGGTTTggtgtttttgtgattttgggttCGTAGGTTTTTCAGATTTTGGGAGTTTGTTTGTAGGCTGCAAAATCCTCTGTTCTCAAGGTAAGTAATTTAAAATTCTGGGATTATTCAATTGAAAGTTTCAATTTAtagtttagtttagtttagttATTTTATAATTATACAATAATTTTAATTCTCAAGGTGAGTAGTCATATCAAATTCAGAGCAGAAAACCACAAAtgtaaaacaaaaacagaaattATGCAATAAATCCATCTAAAATTCAGCAAAACGAAGTTCAAGAAACAAACTTTTCATCTTAATATGTTGAAAAGGATGAGAATTGCACCTCCTGagaacacaaacaaacaaactctGCAGTAAAGAAACCAGCAGCCAAGTTTGAGTCTTTAACTGATGATATAGAACCCACCAAACAGAAAAACTAACAAATGGaagggggggggagagagagagagagagagccaaaGTTTGAGTCTTTAACTGATGCTGCAAAACCCACCAAGCAGAAAAGCTCACAaatggaaggagagagagagggagagagacaaagttcaaatgaatagtgaaatgAGGTACATTTTCCTAGTGAGATAAGTAAAAGTATTAATTAacgtatttatattttattagtgAGATAAGTAAactagaggtcgcacttggtgcgatggcaagtgccttcgcccatgagcggtaggtctcgggttcgagacttgggagcagcctctccataaatgggggtaaggctagccgacattcacctctcccagaccctgcgtaaagcgggagccttgtacACTGGGTACGACCGACCTTTTTAGTGAGATAAGTAAACTGAAAACTGTATGTATACTAATAGTTCTGTCTATTTTTTCCCCTCTTATGTTTTGCCTACTCATATTCATCAATATGTTATTCTCTCTTCCAAGGTTCATgcatatttcttcttctttttcatcgGTTACTTTTTTTTAGATACATTTTATTCTCTGTTTTAAATTATTGTATTCAAGGTTGACTTTGTTATATTGACTTTGAAATTCGAACACAAGTTTCTAAAATATAGTATTCTTTGGAACTTTCCATATTTCTGAGTATGCACTGCATTGATTAAGGTTTTTTAAATTCAAGGCCACGATATTTGCATGCCCACAAGCATGTGAATTGAGGCTGAAACTGATATAAAGTTTGATAAGAGCAATTCAACCATGTAAATTAGTTTTCTAATCACATTAGTTACAttgtcaaaagaaaagaaaaaagagcatCTCTTTCATCAATCATACTTGACATGCATCTTAGTGTACATACAGTTCTCAGTTTTCTGTCTTCctttattcttttaatttttgtgtgtgtatgtatttaACTATGCATACACACTGATCTTGGATAAAGCAAAGTTCTAGATGTGTTTTAATTCTAATAAACTGATTAGAAGAATAAACATTCAACTTGACTAAGTCTGTTGATATTATCGTATTAGTGGGAATTATATGGTTGGAAATATTGTGTATATTTTTATGCATAGGCTTGATAAAATAAATCCCGCACTTTTTGCTGCGAtcaatttttcgttttttgATTTGGTGAATTCTTGCGTTGTTTTCCAATGAAGAGGATTCGAGCATTAATATTGTCAGTAATGGTGAGACTATTGGTTTTCCAGTCACCCCACATAATGAGCAGCTGAGTTATGCATCTACAAGCAAGAAAAGGCTGGATACTATTAGTGATTCTGCCAAATAATCAAAACAAAGTGGTAGGTATTTACATTTCCATGTATAGGATTTTGTGGATTTTATGAAATATATTGTTTGTTCTTCTCTCAGCTTTGAGTTTTATATATCAACCTccttacttttgtttttcttcaacaTTCATGTGCATCATTTGACTATTTGGACTTTGGACTAAATTGTTGAAGCTGATTTTGTCATGGATACCATGTGCAGTTTTTATTATGGATACTCACACATTCGAGATGTATACCAGCTCATTGAACAAGAGGACATCTAGCAGTCCAAAGAAGCTCTCTCAGTGCAGCATACACCTTCCTCAATCAAATTTTGACAAGGAGGATCCAGTGAACAATGGAATTGGTGATGATCCAAAGAGTTAAACTGGTTTAATTCTACTGAAAATTGTGTGTTGATGATTGCTTCAGTCAAATTCGATATTTTCGGTAGACTAGAGATGGCTGCTAGAAACTGTATGACTGTTCTCTAAACTAAAATAGACTTCTCAGGTTGCAGTGGTTACTGGTTTGAATTTTCCTTATTTACCTTGGTGCCTTTTAACTTTTGAGGTGAAATTTGTTACGCGACTTCATAACTTGCAAATTTTGTTGAGTCAACATTCAATGCCCTTCCTTCGAATCAAGTTAAAGGTAGGATCGTACTTGGAGAAGTTTGTGAGGGGCCAATGGGACAAGGATTGCAAAAATACAAGGCTTGCCTCTCAGTGCGTTTCAGACTTACCCTCCTAAATTTTCTTCCAAATCACAATTTATATGATTAATTTACTGATTCTATTTTTTGTCTCCTGATTATGTTTTGCGGAGATTGTATTAATTTCCCTTTGACTGGAAATTTGGGGTTTCTTTAGGTATAATGTTATCAAATTCTATTTTtccaattttctgattttggagTTTTGCAGGGAGTGATATATACTAATTTTTTGGGATTGTTGGTCTTAGCAGGGTTTTCGCTCGCCAGACAATGATAGGTGAATCACCGCAAGCAACAGCAATTATGCTGCAAACTGAATCCAAGATGACTAACCTGGAGTCTTCATGGTGGTCGCACCTCTCCTCATCTTTGCTCATCCTCCGAAACCCCTCTGTAGGTTTCTGAACTTAAATTGTATTTGCTCTCTCTTTCTGCCCTTTAGAAGGGTTTcggaaaaataatttttttttttttagcctgtccataaatgggggtaaagctagccgacattcacctctcccagaccctgcgtaaagtgggagccttatgcactgggtacgacctttttttttactataattttggttttgatgataAAATTTGGATTTGCCCATTTGGGGATTTTCCAGTTCAAGACCTAGGAAACAAGTAGCAATGCAGAGGCACTGTTGGAGAGATTGTGGACCTCTGTTAAATCACAGTCTAGTGAAGGGATTAGCCTGTCTAACTTTGTGTTTTAGATGAATCCGCTTCGGAAGGGGGAAAATTTAAACCCAGAAAAAGTTGGGTTTCCTGGTGAGTTGTCCGGCAGATTTCAGGTGGCTAATTTCGTGATTACAGTTAATTTTGCCTCATGACATTGTGGTATGCTATTGAATCTAATTGGCGATTTTTTTGTATGGTTTTTGTGTGGATGCAGGTCACCAATGAACAGGTTGATCACATCTTGAGTTTTCCAACTGATTTATTCAATTCTATCGGTTTTGATTCTGTCCCTCCATAACATTTGCAGCACCATTTGCCTTGCTCTCATAATAGCTTGGCTTTCAGTTCCTCAGGTAAAGTTTCCATCTTTTTTTCTTCAGGAAAATAACAAAGATTCCAAATTTATTGAACTATTTAGTGATTTTCTGTTGAGTTTCttcttaaaatttttaattaaatttttttgaattgaaatggggggaatggtggatgtgaGAGTCTCTTTTACAGCAATTCAAAGGGAAGAGCTTGAGAGACAGTGGATTCTTCCCCTATTCCTCCACATTCCATTTTCCCAATTTCCAAGAACGCATTAAATTCCCTCAAAATATAAATCGAGGTATGGAAAAGCTTTGAATTccttggtttcctccaattagTATGCAGAActttcaaaaaataaagaagtgAGGGTTGAATGTCTACCCTCATATGTACACAGAGAGATATGGAAAAAATTAGAATGGTGAAGTGAGGGTTCAATGACTTGTTTGTGTATCAGTTGCTGACAGAATGGATAGGGTGCCAGAAAGAAAGTTTTTGATAGAATTAGAGTTTGATCTCTTCATTTGGGTTGTGCATATTTCGTCGACCTGACAATCATCTCCAACTGATTGAATCGAATCAAACTGCCGAATAACACAGTCAATTAACTTTCCAGAGGGAGACAGAAATACCTCTGCGAGTCTTTCCAACCCTCAGAAGAGTAGACTGCTATAACGAAACCATCAACTGATTCccttcaaaaaaaattaaataaaattatctttCTAGGGCTTGGAGCTGAACTCATCTATGCGAACTCTCTATTTTTAAAATTCGAACGTAAGATCTCTCAtctacaaatgaagaagaataccactagactgtagtactaagatGTTGTTATAATGCATTACATTCTCTAATGTTCATTTACCATAAATGTATCCTGTTTGCATCGTATGAAATAATCCTAAACTTAAACCCAATTTATTAaccaccacaacaacaacaacaacaaagccttttcccactaagtggggtcggctatatgaatcctagaacgccattgcgttcgattttgtgtcatgtcctccgttagatccaattactctaagtcttttcttagggtctcttccaaagttttcctaggtcttcctctacccttcggccctgaacctctgtcccgtggtcacatcttcgaaccggagcgtcagtaggccttctttgcacatgtccaaaccaccgtaaccgattttctctcatctttccttcaatttcggctactcctactttacctcggatatcctcattcctaatcttatcctttctcgtgtgcccacacatccaacgaagcatcctcatctccactacacctacgtgttgatgcttcaccgcccaacattctatgccatacagcattgccagctttattgccgtcctataaaattttcccttgagcttcagtggcctacgacggtcacacaacacgccggatgcactattccacttcatccatccagcttgtattctatgggtgagatccccatcaaattctccgtgcttttgcaagatagatcataggtagcgaaaacggtcgctctttgatatttcctgatctccgatcctcac harbors:
- the LOC126619795 gene encoding uncharacterized protein LOC126619795 translates to MIGESPQATAIMLQTESKMTNLESSWWSHLSSSLLILRNPSVTNEQHHLPCSHNSLAFSSSGGMVDVRVSFTAIQREELERQWILPLFLHIPFSQFPRTH